From a single Leifsonia poae genomic region:
- a CDS encoding glycoside hydrolase family 13 protein: MVTESVLNATRVESPDRWWRQAAVYQVYPRSFADGNGDGVGDFLGLISRIDYLRDLGIDAVWLSPFYPSELADGGYDVADYRDVDPRIGTLADFDALVARLHDVDIKVIVDIVPNHSSDQHAWFQEALRSVPGSAARDRYIFRDGRGPDGSEPPSDWTSIFGGPAWTRVPDGQWYLHLFAREQPDWNWSNPEVRQDFLTTLEFWADRGVDGFRVDVAHALTKGLGVELPTQVQLEDPTHFPVGTHPIWDRDEVHEIYAEWRRLFDRYTPPLTAVAEAWVPAERRIRYATEQGLGQAFNFDLLKATWDAAQFRRIVEENLDLSAQSGSSSTWVFSNHDMVRHATRFGLPSTDSEGHAWLLSHGVEPREDRDLGLRRANAATLLAMALPGSVYLYQGEELGLPEVADIPGDDRQDPTFFRTGGQEIGRDGCRVPLPWTADGPSFGFGAGGAHLPQPAWFAEFAVDTQSGRSGSVLSLYQDALAGRRMLQTDERLEWLDIAPDVVAFRRPNGWTSATNFGSHSVTLEAERVYLFSDGSVPTDGPVRLEPDTTVWYQHG; the protein is encoded by the coding sequence ATGGTGACCGAAAGCGTTCTGAACGCCACCCGTGTGGAATCTCCCGACCGGTGGTGGCGGCAGGCAGCCGTGTATCAGGTGTATCCGCGCAGCTTCGCGGACGGTAACGGCGACGGAGTAGGCGACTTCCTTGGGCTGATCTCCCGCATCGACTACCTGCGCGATCTCGGCATCGACGCAGTCTGGCTGAGCCCGTTCTACCCGTCCGAGCTCGCGGACGGCGGCTACGACGTCGCGGATTATCGCGACGTCGACCCGCGCATCGGTACGCTTGCGGACTTCGACGCGCTGGTCGCCCGCCTCCATGACGTCGACATCAAGGTGATTGTCGACATCGTGCCGAACCACAGCTCCGATCAGCACGCTTGGTTTCAGGAAGCCCTGCGCAGCGTACCCGGTTCCGCCGCCCGCGACCGCTACATCTTCCGCGACGGGCGCGGCCCGGACGGCTCAGAGCCACCGTCGGACTGGACGTCGATCTTCGGAGGGCCGGCCTGGACCCGCGTGCCGGATGGGCAGTGGTATCTGCACCTGTTCGCTCGCGAGCAGCCCGACTGGAACTGGTCGAATCCCGAGGTGCGACAGGACTTTCTGACCACCCTTGAGTTCTGGGCAGATCGCGGGGTCGACGGATTCCGTGTCGACGTCGCCCACGCTCTGACCAAGGGGCTGGGAGTTGAGCTGCCGACGCAGGTCCAGCTCGAAGACCCAACACACTTCCCAGTCGGGACGCATCCGATCTGGGACCGCGACGAAGTGCACGAGATCTATGCGGAGTGGCGACGCCTGTTCGACCGCTACACGCCACCGCTCACCGCCGTCGCGGAGGCCTGGGTGCCCGCGGAGCGGCGGATCCGCTACGCCACCGAGCAGGGCCTCGGACAGGCATTCAACTTCGACCTCCTCAAGGCCACCTGGGACGCCGCGCAGTTCCGGCGCATCGTGGAGGAGAACCTCGATCTCTCGGCGCAGAGCGGGAGCTCCAGCACGTGGGTGTTCTCCAACCACGACATGGTCAGACACGCCACCCGGTTCGGCCTCCCCTCCACAGACAGCGAGGGCCACGCGTGGCTCCTCTCCCATGGCGTGGAACCGCGGGAGGACCGCGACCTGGGCCTGCGCCGCGCTAACGCCGCCACCCTGCTGGCGATGGCGCTGCCCGGCAGTGTGTACCTGTACCAAGGTGAGGAGCTCGGTCTGCCGGAGGTCGCCGACATCCCCGGCGACGACCGCCAGGATCCCACGTTCTTCCGCACCGGAGGTCAGGAAATCGGCCGGGACGGCTGCCGCGTGCCGCTCCCGTGGACGGCAGACGGGCCTTCCTTCGGCTTCGGCGCGGGTGGTGCGCACCTGCCGCAGCCGGCCTGGTTCGCCGAGTTCGCGGTCGATACCCAGAGCGGACGCTCGGGTTCGGTGCTGTCCCTCTACCAGGACGCGCTCGCCGGTCGGCGAATGCTGCAGACTGACGAGCGTCTGGAGTGGCTCGACATCGCGCCGGATGTCGTGGCGTTCCGCCGGCCGAACGGCTGGACGTCCGCGACCAACTTCGGCTCTCACTCCGTCACACTCGAGGCAGAGCGCGTCTACCTGTTCAGCGACGGTTCCGTCCCCACCGACGGTCCCGTGCGTCTCGAACCCGACACCACCGTCTGGTACCAGCATGGCTGA
- a CDS encoding MinD/ParA family ATP-binding protein, whose translation MLGQLAEKDELIQVPPELATHAEPAAPVVELPPIPAVPPSAPHTEIPETIFLDPVADLSIASTVQKPATATQGVRGLLGKLGIKVEPGARERAALDAAESLRRDEEVIRQATWTGPQAILVGNKKGGTGKTPVSLIVGGVLAAVRGGSVAVMEVSDDPGALTFRAEGNPSLGIGELVRDVQKITNAGQLAGYTAPQTSFASVIGTVGRRARLSRDDVVAAAGVIDEFYSIRVMDSGNQPSSSAFEGAVETADALVIPVLNAGDAVLEAVAMIEELRAQGGHAAQLADNAIVIRLTDGRPEHPQVIERVNRIIDGMLVRAVYHVPYDEHIAERGQITLDRLAPATRAAFTAATAGVVQALKSTAR comes from the coding sequence GTGTTGGGGCAGCTCGCAGAGAAGGACGAGCTGATCCAGGTTCCGCCCGAGCTGGCGACTCATGCAGAGCCGGCCGCGCCTGTGGTGGAACTCCCGCCGATTCCGGCCGTGCCTCCGAGTGCTCCGCACACGGAGATCCCTGAAACGATCTTCCTGGACCCCGTGGCGGACCTCAGCATTGCCAGCACCGTGCAGAAGCCAGCGACCGCGACCCAGGGTGTTCGGGGCTTGCTCGGCAAGCTTGGAATCAAGGTGGAGCCGGGAGCGCGTGAGCGTGCGGCGCTGGACGCCGCGGAGTCTTTGCGTCGGGACGAGGAAGTCATTCGTCAGGCGACATGGACGGGCCCGCAGGCGATCCTCGTGGGCAACAAGAAGGGTGGCACCGGCAAGACGCCGGTATCGCTGATCGTCGGGGGAGTGCTTGCCGCGGTGCGCGGCGGCTCCGTCGCCGTGATGGAGGTCTCCGACGATCCGGGAGCGCTGACGTTCCGCGCCGAGGGTAACCCGTCGCTGGGCATCGGTGAGCTGGTGCGGGACGTGCAAAAGATCACTAACGCCGGCCAGCTGGCCGGCTACACCGCCCCGCAGACCTCATTCGCCTCTGTCATCGGCACGGTGGGCCGACGTGCTCGCCTCAGCCGTGACGATGTGGTGGCGGCTGCAGGAGTGATCGACGAGTTCTATTCGATCCGCGTCATGGACTCCGGCAACCAGCCGTCATCCAGCGCTTTCGAGGGAGCGGTGGAAACCGCGGACGCGCTCGTGATCCCCGTGCTCAACGCGGGGGATGCCGTACTCGAGGCGGTCGCCATGATCGAGGAGCTTCGGGCCCAAGGCGGGCACGCCGCGCAGCTCGCGGACAACGCGATCGTGATTCGCCTCACCGACGGCCGGCCGGAGCACCCGCAGGTCATCGAGCGAGTGAACCGAATCATCGACGGGATGCTCGTGCGCGCGGTCTACCACGTGCCCTACGACGAGCACATTGCCGAGCGCGGGCAGATCACTCTTGACCGGCTCGCGCCGGCCACCCGTGCAGCATTCACCGCCGCGACAGCCGGCGTCGTGCAGGCGCTCAAATCAACCGCCCGCTAG
- a CDS encoding ABC transporter substrate-binding protein has protein sequence MKRGKALTAVAAMLAGITAVALSGCSQGNGGSDEKVTLEYANFSSSPDHTKQLDAIIAAFEKSHPNIAIKVTTAAYDNYFTNVRTRVSGGSAPDTFELDYANYLSFAGSDALLDLNSNGLSVDSSVYAKKPYQSFTLSGKQYGLPESFSSVVLAYNKTMFDKAGLAYPTNSWTWADEQAAAKKLTDRAAGIYGDYQPVQFSEFYKAIAQAGGSILNANKTKAVFDSTAGVKAANWLIGKVGTTMPTAAQLGSGGESQLFLDGKLAMMEQGIWAFSELDSMKDDWDIVVDPGDAQKASQFFSNAAVISKSTKHPKEALEWIEYLTSSDTTVQQRISSAWEVPAISDQSKLSAYLTAGKPANRQAVLDSIEHVVLPPGVKQESQLENIITLALQQAQQGKDVEQALSDAAKQVDTLLG, from the coding sequence ATGAAAAGAGGCAAGGCACTCACCGCGGTCGCGGCGATGCTCGCGGGAATTACCGCGGTCGCGCTGTCGGGCTGCAGCCAGGGAAACGGCGGTTCCGATGAGAAGGTGACGCTCGAATACGCCAATTTCTCCTCGTCCCCTGACCACACGAAGCAGCTCGATGCCATCATCGCGGCGTTCGAGAAGAGCCACCCGAACATCGCCATCAAGGTGACCACGGCCGCGTACGACAACTACTTCACGAACGTCCGCACGCGCGTCTCCGGCGGCAGCGCCCCCGACACCTTCGAGCTGGACTACGCGAACTACCTGTCGTTCGCCGGTTCGGACGCCCTGCTGGATCTCAATTCGAACGGACTCTCCGTGGACTCATCGGTCTACGCCAAGAAGCCGTATCAGTCGTTCACGCTTTCGGGCAAGCAGTACGGCCTGCCGGAGAGTTTCTCAAGCGTCGTCCTTGCGTACAACAAGACCATGTTTGACAAGGCGGGGCTCGCCTACCCGACGAACTCGTGGACGTGGGCGGATGAGCAGGCCGCCGCTAAGAAGCTCACAGATCGGGCCGCCGGCATCTACGGGGATTATCAGCCGGTGCAGTTCTCGGAGTTCTATAAGGCCATCGCGCAGGCCGGCGGCTCCATCCTGAACGCGAACAAGACGAAGGCCGTCTTCGACAGCACGGCCGGAGTGAAGGCGGCGAACTGGCTGATCGGAAAGGTCGGCACCACTATGCCGACCGCCGCGCAGCTCGGCTCGGGAGGAGAGTCCCAGCTGTTTCTGGACGGGAAGCTCGCGATGATGGAGCAGGGCATCTGGGCGTTCTCCGAGCTTGACTCCATGAAGGACGACTGGGACATCGTGGTCGACCCGGGGGATGCCCAGAAGGCGTCGCAGTTCTTCAGCAACGCGGCGGTGATCTCGAAGAGCACGAAGCACCCGAAGGAGGCGCTCGAATGGATCGAGTACCTCACCAGCAGTGACACGACCGTGCAGCAGCGGATCAGCTCCGCCTGGGAGGTCCCGGCCATCTCGGATCAGAGCAAGCTGTCGGCCTACCTGACCGCGGGCAAGCCGGCAAACCGCCAGGCCGTCCTCGACTCGATCGAGCACGTCGTGCTCCCGCCGGGTGTCAAGCAGGAGTCCCAGCTCGAGAACATCATCACGCTCGCGCTCCAGCAGGCGCAGCAGGGCAAAGACGTGGAGCAGGCACTCTCCGACGCAGCGAAACAGGTCGACACGCTCCTCGGCTAG
- a CDS encoding carbohydrate ABC transporter permease, producing MVAGAIVFLFPFVWMISTSLTAPGNLFRTPPQLIPQPFDVSGYVQLFENEPMLRWMLNSILVSGVLTVIQVTTSALAAYGFTRLEFPGRNALFVLVLATLMVPFQVLIVPLFVEFKSMNLLDTYAALILPDIAMPFGIFLLRQAFLQLPREIEEAAFVDGAGHIRVFFSIVVPMSKPILATVAIFSFMGAWNSFLWPLIAIHSTDMMTLPLGLSNMSGVYDKNWNMVLAGAAVSVVPVIAVFLFAQRYVLQGVSMSGLKG from the coding sequence ATGGTCGCGGGCGCGATCGTGTTCCTCTTCCCGTTCGTGTGGATGATCTCCACCTCGCTCACGGCCCCGGGGAACCTGTTCCGCACGCCGCCTCAGCTGATCCCCCAGCCGTTCGACGTCAGCGGGTACGTCCAGCTATTCGAGAACGAACCGATGCTGCGATGGATGCTGAACAGCATCCTGGTCTCCGGCGTGCTCACGGTGATCCAGGTCACCACCAGTGCCCTCGCGGCTTATGGATTCACGCGGCTGGAGTTCCCCGGACGCAACGCTCTGTTCGTGTTGGTCCTCGCGACACTGATGGTGCCGTTCCAGGTGTTGATCGTCCCGCTCTTTGTTGAGTTCAAGTCGATGAACCTCCTCGATACCTACGCGGCGCTAATCCTGCCCGATATCGCTATGCCGTTCGGGATTTTCCTGCTGCGGCAGGCGTTCCTCCAACTGCCCCGTGAGATCGAGGAAGCCGCCTTTGTGGACGGCGCAGGGCATATTCGGGTGTTCTTCAGCATTGTCGTGCCCATGTCGAAACCGATCCTTGCGACCGTCGCGATCTTCTCCTTCATGGGCGCATGGAACAGCTTCCTCTGGCCGCTCATCGCGATTCACAGCACCGACATGATGACCCTTCCTCTGGGACTGTCAAACATGTCGGGCGTCTACGACAAGAACTGGAACATGGTGCTCGCGGGGGCGGCAGTCTCGGTGGTTCCTGTCATCGCTGTCTTCCTCTTCGCACAACGGTATGTGCTGCAAGGGGTCTCAATGTCCGGACTCAAAGGCTGA
- a CDS encoding ParA family protein produces MRIVTVLNQKGGVGKSNVVMNLAAVVAADHSRVLVVDTDHLQRTASDWAETAEKNERPLPFDFTDEGDPALLGRLREAGAYDTIFVDTPGSLYESDLLGRFSTRRTSWCCRWSLSRLASNRSCARSNRSWSRAACRIAYC; encoded by the coding sequence ATGCGAATCGTGACAGTGCTCAACCAAAAGGGCGGCGTCGGCAAGAGCAACGTTGTGATGAACCTCGCCGCCGTCGTCGCGGCGGACCACTCGCGGGTACTCGTCGTGGACACCGACCACCTGCAACGCACTGCAAGCGACTGGGCCGAGACGGCAGAAAAGAACGAGCGCCCGTTGCCGTTCGACTTCACCGACGAGGGCGACCCGGCGCTACTGGGCCGACTGCGCGAAGCAGGCGCCTACGACACAATCTTCGTAGACACCCCGGGCAGTCTATACGAGAGCGATCTTCTGGGGCGGTTCTCGACTCGGCGGACTTCGTGGTGCTGCCGATGGAGCCTCAGCCGGCTAGCGTCAAACCGCTCGTGCGCACGATCAAATCGTTCGTGGAGCCGCGCAGCTTGCCGTATCGCGTACTGCTGA
- a CDS encoding alpha-amylase family glycosyl hydrolase has product MAETSFIAPDSDIAAATIYQVYPRAFSADGSLRAVTAELERISALGADILYLTPVQPIGRERRIGSVGSPYAIQDYRRIDPEQGTDGDFDELVTRAHALDLRVVLDIVFHHVSPDAVLAQELPDAVMRDVAAEPTGSIPEWGDVAELVFDRAVRAHLLEVLLFWAARGVDGFRCDVASLVPLDFWLDARAVVDAAHPGTLWIAETVDPGMIAFCRRAGITVHEDAEVFQAFDIEYPYDTWQLWRNATDGRASALQYVDLVQWQGLTRPPTAMKLRCVENHDNARVQSFLSTDRAFAWTALTALLPGPFLMYAGQEASAAARPSLFEREPVDWSGVDLSAVLTRLISAKKKTRWLRRFDVLESAPWIGLSWSAIEADEPHTLLGLFDVDGTGGPVPVRIPDGRYTDLLAEAEVVVANGLLHTAAPAVVLDVAALVSWPTRRNPLLIGEVD; this is encoded by the coding sequence ATGGCTGAGACGTCATTCATCGCGCCGGACTCCGACATCGCGGCGGCCACGATTTACCAGGTGTATCCACGGGCGTTCTCCGCCGATGGAAGCCTCCGGGCGGTCACGGCAGAGCTCGAGCGCATCAGCGCCCTCGGGGCCGACATCCTCTATCTCACCCCGGTCCAGCCGATCGGTCGCGAGCGCCGCATCGGATCAGTCGGAAGCCCGTACGCGATCCAGGACTACCGGCGGATCGACCCGGAGCAGGGCACCGACGGCGACTTCGACGAGCTGGTGACCCGCGCGCACGCGCTGGACCTGCGCGTCGTGCTCGACATCGTGTTCCATCACGTCTCACCGGACGCCGTGCTCGCCCAGGAGCTGCCTGACGCTGTCATGCGCGACGTCGCCGCAGAACCAACAGGGTCGATCCCCGAGTGGGGGGACGTCGCCGAGCTCGTCTTCGACAGAGCTGTCCGAGCCCACCTCCTCGAGGTTCTTCTGTTTTGGGCGGCTCGGGGTGTGGACGGGTTCCGCTGCGACGTCGCATCCCTCGTCCCGCTCGACTTTTGGCTGGATGCGCGAGCTGTCGTAGATGCGGCGCACCCGGGGACCCTGTGGATCGCCGAGACCGTCGACCCTGGGATGATCGCGTTCTGCCGCCGCGCCGGCATCACCGTGCACGAGGACGCGGAGGTGTTCCAGGCGTTCGACATCGAGTACCCCTACGACACGTGGCAGTTGTGGCGCAACGCGACAGACGGTCGTGCATCCGCGCTACAGTACGTAGACCTCGTCCAGTGGCAGGGCCTCACCCGGCCGCCGACCGCCATGAAGCTACGCTGCGTCGAGAATCACGACAACGCACGTGTGCAAAGCTTCCTCAGCACCGATCGCGCCTTCGCCTGGACTGCCTTGACGGCTCTGCTCCCCGGCCCGTTCCTGATGTACGCCGGGCAGGAGGCCTCCGCCGCGGCTAGGCCTTCGCTCTTCGAGCGCGAACCCGTCGACTGGTCCGGAGTTGACCTGTCGGCGGTGCTCACACGATTGATCAGCGCGAAGAAGAAGACGCGTTGGTTGCGTCGCTTTGACGTGCTCGAGTCCGCTCCGTGGATCGGGCTGTCGTGGAGCGCGATCGAGGCCGATGAACCGCACACCCTCCTCGGCCTGTTCGACGTGGACGGTACCGGCGGTCCCGTGCCCGTGCGAATTCCCGACGGCCGGTACACCGACCTGCTCGCTGAGGCCGAGGTGGTCGTCGCGAACGGCCTGCTGCACACCGCGGCACCCGCCGTCGTCCTCGACGTGGCGGCTCTCGTGAGCTGGCCTACCAGACGGAACCCGTTGCTCATTGGGGAGGTCGACTGA
- a CDS encoding ROK family protein yields MSRVWASPAEKSIPTHALVATSTNVLRRSNTLALLKIFSSASAGKSFTTSELIELSDLTRSTILAVCDDLLAAGWIAESDAGPRVEGTRGRPSRRFALNPGAAHVVGVDLGFSSVTCVVADLLGQIVGRSRRAFHSRPDSPEWIIDRTAETQAAVDESLHDAGAEAGTVLAATLAVPAPVDHTGRVGVGDEFWDWIRIDPDLLFSGHPEWPIVVENDANLAALAEREAMSGPAQSLVVLLAGDRFGAGIVENGVLHRGHHGGGGEMKYLSLIEGVGSTVGIGRLAQDWAQDAVGDHLQTKLTSESVAADVFRLGEEGDDVAHDISGRLLDRLARVIATLVSLLDPGRIVLGGGVATSLQPLIPELRLRVEEHTAFASELLASPLASDIVIQGAVHAALAHVWDHALKSSPSAPTAIR; encoded by the coding sequence ATGTCGAGGGTTTGGGCAAGTCCCGCAGAGAAATCGATTCCAACGCACGCGCTGGTCGCGACGTCAACGAACGTCCTCCGGCGCTCGAACACGCTCGCGCTGCTGAAGATCTTCAGCAGCGCGTCCGCCGGCAAGAGCTTCACAACGTCCGAACTCATCGAGCTCTCCGACCTCACGCGCTCCACCATCCTGGCCGTTTGCGACGATCTGCTGGCTGCGGGTTGGATCGCGGAGTCGGATGCCGGCCCCCGGGTGGAAGGGACCCGCGGCAGGCCCTCCCGCCGCTTCGCCCTGAACCCGGGCGCGGCCCACGTCGTCGGGGTTGATCTCGGCTTCTCATCCGTGACCTGCGTGGTCGCCGACCTGCTCGGCCAGATCGTCGGACGCTCGAGACGAGCCTTTCACTCGCGCCCCGACAGCCCCGAGTGGATCATCGATCGGACGGCCGAGACGCAGGCGGCCGTCGACGAATCCCTCCACGACGCCGGAGCTGAAGCCGGGACCGTCCTAGCCGCCACGCTCGCCGTACCCGCACCCGTCGATCACACCGGTCGGGTGGGCGTCGGCGACGAGTTCTGGGACTGGATCCGGATCGATCCCGACCTGCTGTTCAGCGGCCACCCGGAATGGCCCATCGTCGTAGAAAACGACGCCAACCTCGCCGCGCTGGCCGAACGTGAGGCGATGTCCGGCCCGGCGCAGTCGCTCGTCGTCCTCCTCGCCGGCGACCGCTTCGGCGCGGGCATCGTCGAGAACGGTGTTCTCCACCGCGGACACCACGGCGGCGGGGGCGAGATGAAATACCTCAGCCTAATCGAGGGCGTCGGCAGCACAGTGGGAATCGGGCGACTGGCTCAGGATTGGGCGCAGGACGCAGTTGGCGACCATCTGCAGACGAAGCTGACGTCCGAGAGCGTCGCCGCCGACGTGTTCCGGCTGGGAGAGGAGGGCGACGACGTGGCTCACGACATCTCCGGCCGCCTCCTCGACCGTCTGGCGCGCGTCATCGCGACCCTCGTCAGCCTCCTCGACCCCGGCCGAATCGTCCTTGGCGGCGGAGTGGCGACGTCGCTCCAGCCACTCATCCCCGAACTCCGCCTGCGCGTCGAGGAGCACACGGCGTTCGCCAGCGAGTTGCTCGCCTCGCCCCTGGCGAGCGACATCGTCATCCAGGGCGCGGTGCACGCGGCGCTCGCCCATGTCTGGGATCATGCTCTGAAGAGTTCCCCCAGCGCTCCCACGGCGATCCGCTAG
- a CDS encoding CopG family transcriptional regulator, whose product MTKNTDPLIGADVSPEDDALYAAWSERIEADDIHTPDTAQAFEGEDAQRAGRALLDEIVGADELDKAIGRGRPSLAGAGKQRGESPKVQVRLPHDLDAALKARAAIEHRKPSEVAREAIALYLRNAS is encoded by the coding sequence ATGACGAAGAACACGGACCCGCTGATCGGAGCCGACGTCTCCCCCGAGGATGATGCCCTCTATGCGGCGTGGTCGGAGCGGATCGAAGCCGACGACATTCACACCCCCGACACGGCCCAGGCATTCGAAGGCGAGGACGCGCAGCGGGCAGGGCGCGCCCTCCTGGACGAGATTGTCGGAGCGGACGAGCTGGACAAGGCGATCGGCCGCGGCCGGCCCTCGCTGGCGGGAGCCGGCAAGCAGCGCGGCGAATCCCCCAAGGTCCAGGTACGACTCCCCCACGACCTGGACGCAGCTCTTAAGGCCCGTGCGGCAATCGAGCACCGCAAGCCCAGCGAAGTCGCGCGCGAAGCGATCGCGCTCTACCTCCGCAACGCTTCCTAG
- a CDS encoding carbohydrate ABC transporter permease has translation MISSLWTSLLNWDLLSPATFVGLKNYAKVLTNADFGQALLHTLYYLCGYVPLVLLGALVLALLLNTKIRGRGVFRAIYYLPVVTSWIVVALLWKWLLSPDGGIVNFLLGLVGISGPGWWTDPVWAMPAVIIASVWKDMGFNMLILLAGLQSIPTHLYEAARLDGAGSVKRLFYITLPLLTPSIFFVVVLSLIGGFQVFDQVYIMTGGGPAGSTTVILQQVVQQAFSYGDMGGASAMSWVLFAIILVFTLVQFRLQRRWVTYDA, from the coding sequence ATGATCTCGTCGCTGTGGACGAGCCTCCTGAATTGGGACCTCCTAAGTCCCGCCACGTTCGTGGGACTGAAGAACTACGCGAAGGTCCTCACGAACGCGGACTTCGGTCAGGCGCTCCTACACACGCTCTACTATCTCTGCGGTTACGTGCCGCTCGTGCTGCTCGGCGCGCTTGTCCTCGCCCTGCTGCTCAACACGAAGATCCGCGGACGCGGGGTGTTCCGTGCCATCTACTACCTGCCGGTGGTCACCAGTTGGATCGTCGTCGCGCTGCTATGGAAGTGGCTGCTGAGCCCCGACGGCGGAATCGTAAACTTCCTCCTCGGGCTCGTCGGCATCTCCGGCCCCGGCTGGTGGACGGATCCCGTGTGGGCGATGCCCGCTGTGATCATCGCGTCGGTCTGGAAGGACATGGGCTTCAACATGCTTATCCTGCTGGCCGGGCTGCAATCGATCCCGACGCACCTCTACGAGGCGGCGCGCCTCGACGGCGCCGGATCCGTCAAACGACTCTTCTACATCACCCTCCCGCTTCTGACACCGTCGATCTTCTTCGTGGTGGTCCTGAGCCTGATCGGCGGGTTCCAGGTCTTTGACCAGGTCTACATCATGACCGGCGGGGGTCCCGCCGGCTCGACGACGGTCATCCTCCAGCAGGTCGTGCAGCAAGCGTTCTCGTACGGAGACATGGGCGGCGCATCCGCGATGAGCTGGGTGCTGTTCGCGATCATCCTCGTCTTCACGCTCGTCCAATTCCGCCTCCAACGACGATGGGTCACCTACGATGCATAG
- a CDS encoding winged helix-turn-helix domain-containing protein, whose translation MPQRAAAVHQAVSGTSRLITLRFLLENPGATRTHLVEETGLTPSTARVTLRELETLGYIVADIEGENRNGRSVRYSARRDVLTDDLTAFVAWMLR comes from the coding sequence ATGCCGCAGCGCGCCGCGGCCGTGCATCAAGCTGTCTCCGGGACGTCCAGGTTGATAACGCTGCGATTCCTGCTGGAGAACCCCGGAGCCACCCGGACACACCTCGTCGAAGAAACCGGACTGACACCAAGTACAGCGCGCGTGACGTTGCGCGAGCTGGAAACGCTCGGCTACATCGTCGCGGACATTGAGGGCGAGAATCGCAACGGTCGATCCGTGCGATACAGCGCCCGCCGAGACGTGCTGACCGACGACCTCACCGCGTTCGTGGCCTGGATGCTGCGCTAG
- a CDS encoding ATP/GTP-binding protein: MSEHKAESTKSGMWSLPVLRKFAPPEEVQVDESGRTEGKDELLPWNVPGTQLRARSGRAGRGFYAPALRGAPSTTRQAEVLNSAVIGAPTGTSGIVTGRDVLSKTSIAHDPVTAYNSRPRLVSSPNVVVMGDVGSGKSSFIKTALVARPLIMAKRRATVFDKKDRAGEGEYSELARAFGAEPIKFTDDGTGTRLNLLDPMISHGTGASGQLRLLKVVTRLARNDTPLNEWEEEALRSALRITLARFEDGRVPTLADVLPALASTTADSDYAQHSPQARDKLHQAGLSVQFTLNTLLDDYAGLLDGETSKVVDLAHKLTSWDISQLPDDGPSVPIVMAIGHMWLLGRLRNDRGWHTTCVYEEGWHIAAGPSASLARANQKLSRGLGSPTCSPSTRAPIFLPTHPVWRWCRRPSRSTSTGRAGTRMRCGASRPSTSLPSGRTTLRS; encoded by the coding sequence ATGAGCGAGCACAAGGCCGAGAGCACCAAGAGCGGTATGTGGTCGCTGCCGGTTCTGCGGAAGTTCGCCCCGCCCGAGGAAGTACAGGTCGACGAGAGCGGACGCACCGAGGGCAAGGACGAGCTGCTGCCGTGGAACGTCCCCGGCACGCAGCTGCGCGCGCGCAGCGGCCGCGCCGGTCGCGGCTTCTACGCCCCCGCGCTGCGCGGTGCGCCGTCGACCACCCGGCAGGCCGAAGTCCTCAACTCCGCCGTTATCGGCGCACCCACCGGCACCAGCGGCATTGTCACCGGCCGCGACGTGCTCTCGAAGACGTCAATCGCGCACGACCCGGTGACCGCCTACAACTCGCGGCCGCGGTTGGTGTCGAGCCCGAACGTCGTCGTGATGGGCGACGTCGGCTCCGGTAAGTCGAGCTTCATCAAGACCGCGCTCGTCGCCCGGCCCCTCATCATGGCCAAGCGGCGCGCCACCGTGTTCGACAAAAAGGACCGAGCAGGGGAGGGCGAATACTCCGAGCTCGCGCGCGCGTTCGGAGCCGAGCCCATCAAGTTCACCGACGACGGCACCGGCACCCGGCTGAATCTGCTGGACCCCATGATCAGCCACGGCACCGGAGCATCCGGGCAACTGCGGCTGCTGAAAGTCGTCACGCGCCTCGCTCGCAACGACACCCCGCTCAACGAGTGGGAAGAAGAAGCGCTCCGCTCGGCCCTGCGGATCACGCTCGCCCGGTTCGAGGACGGACGGGTGCCGACCCTGGCCGACGTGCTGCCGGCGCTCGCGTCGACGACCGCGGACAGCGACTACGCGCAGCATTCGCCGCAGGCGCGGGACAAGCTGCACCAGGCCGGCCTCTCGGTGCAGTTCACCCTCAACACGCTCTTGGACGACTATGCCGGCCTGCTCGACGGCGAAACGTCCAAGGTGGTCGACCTGGCGCACAAGCTCACCAGCTGGGACATTTCGCAGCTGCCCGATGACGGCCCTTCCGTGCCGATCGTCATGGCGATCGGGCACATGTGGCTGCTCGGTCGACTCCGCAACGACCGCGGCTGGCACACGACGTGCGTCTACGAGGAAGGCTGGCACATCGCTGCCGGCCCCTCCGCATCGCTCGCGAGGGCGAATCAGAAGCTCTCCCGTGGCCTCGGCTCTCCAACGTGTTCGCCTTCCACAAGGGCACCGATATTCCTGCCAACTCACCCGGTATGGCGATGGTGCAGGAGGCCCAGTCGGTCTACGTCTACCGGCAGAGCCGGCACGAGGATGCGCTGTGGTGCCAGCAGACCTTCAACTTCTCTCCCGAGCGGGCGCACGACATTACGCAGCTGA